From the Agrobacterium larrymoorei genome, one window contains:
- the tnpA gene encoding IS66-like element accessory protein TnpA — protein MARMEIMSGTERRRRWSDEAKLRILAEADEPGARIGDVARRHDVHPGQIRLWRKSFNYVDRPTVFLPVEIVEEFGVSQASTTATRLAIVEILLRNGRSLKVPVDVELKLLGPLVACVEAA, from the coding sequence ATGGCCCGCATGGAGATCATGTCCGGTACCGAGCGCAGACGGCGCTGGTCGGACGAGGCGAAGCTGAGGATACTGGCGGAAGCTGATGAGCCGGGTGCTCGCATTGGTGACGTGGCGCGCCGGCATGACGTTCATCCTGGCCAGATCCGCTTGTGGCGAAAGTCGTTCAACTATGTTGATCGACCGACGGTGTTCCTTCCAGTGGAAATCGTGGAGGAGTTTGGCGTAAGTCAGGCGTCTACGACGGCAACGAGGCTGGCGATCGTCGAGATCTTGCTTCGAAACGGTCGGAGTTTGAAGGTTCCTGTTGACGTTGAGTTGAAACTGCTCGGCCCGCTCGTCGCTTGCGTGGAGGCGGCATGA